The nucleotide sequence GATCATCACGCTCGGTGAGGTGATCGTCGGGACGGTCACGGCCGTCTCCGCCGCGGTCGAGGAACACGGCTGGAGCCTGCAGGCGGTCGCGGTCGCAGCCGCGGGTACCCTGCTGGCCTTCGGGATGTGGTGGGCCTACTTCATCGTGCCTTGGGCCCGGATCCTGCACCGGCACCGCGACCGGGCCTTCGCGTTCGGGTACCTCCACATCCCGCTGTTCGGCGCCATCGCCGCCGTCGGCGCGGGGCTGCACGTCGCGGCGCTGAGGATCTCGGGCGAGGCGCACGTCGACGACACCTTCGCGCTGCTCACGGTCGCCCTCCCGACCGTCGTCTTCGTCGTGATGCTGGCGGTGCTCTACGACGCGCTCGTGCGCCGCGTCGACGGCCTGCATCTGCTGATGTTCCTCGGTGCCGTGGTTGTGGTGGGGGTCGCCGTCGTCGTGTCGCTGTCGGGGGCCGGGCTCGGCGTCACTCTGCTGATCACGTCGCTCGCCCCGCTCGTGGTGGTCGTCGGCTACGAGGCCGGCGGTCACCGCAAGGCCGCGGCCGACCTGGTACGCCTGGACGCCTGACCTGGTCACGGCATGAGTAGCGCCTTGACGGCCTTCCGCTCGTCCATCGCCCGATAGGCCTCGGCGGCATGGCTGAGCGGGAGGCGGAGGTCGAACACCAAGCCTGGGTTGATCTGGCGGGTGTAGATCCGCTGAATGAGATCCGGGAGATATGCCCGGACTGGTGCCGGGCCGCCGTGGAGGTGGATGTGGCTGAAGAACATCTCGAGGCCGTCGAAGGTGACGCTGTGTGGGACGCCGACGAAGCCGAGGTGACCACCCCGTCGGGTTGACCGCACGGCCTGCCGCATTGCCTCTGCGGTTCCGACGCATTCCAGCACTGAATGTGCGCCGTACCCGCCGGTGAGCTCCAGGATCCTTGCGGCGCCGTCCTCACCCCGATCTGCCACGATGTCGGTCGCGCCGAACTCGATGGCAAGCTGCTGTCGATCCGTGTGGCGACTCATCGCAATGATGCGTTCGGCCCCGAGATGCTTCGCCGCGAGGACTCCGAGCAGCCCCACTGCTCCGTCCCCGACCACGGCTACGGTCTTACCAGGGCCAGCGGCGCCGGCGACAGCGGCGAACCACCCGGTGCCGAGTACGTCTGAAGCCGCAAGAAGCGATGGGATCAGGTCCTCGTCAGGGGCGCCGGGCGTGGCGACCAGGGTGCCGTCGGCGAGGGGAACCCGCAGCAGCTCGGCCTGGGCGCCGCCGGGACACGCCGGCTCACGA is from Tessaracoccus palaemonis and encodes:
- a CDS encoding zinc-dependent alcohol dehydrogenase family protein, coding for MQGVVMYGPGDVRVEKRADPRIESPTDAVVRLAATSVCGSDLWPYRGVESAAWPVPMGHEYCGVVEAVGAAVTSIRPGDFVVGSFFASDGTCEICQEGYHSGCVHREPACPGGAQAELLRVPLADGTLVATPGAPDEDLIPSLLAASDVLGTGWFAAVAGAAGPGKTVAVVGDGAVGLLGVLAAKHLGAERIIAMSRHTDRQQLAIEFGATDIVADRGEDGAARILELTGGYGAHSVLECVGTAEAMRQAVRSTRRGGHLGFVGVPHSVTFDGLEMFFSHIHLHGGPAPVRAYLPDLIQRIYTRQINPGLVFDLRLPLSHAAEAYRAMDERKAVKALLMP
- a CDS encoding low temperature requirement protein A; this translates as MRLVTVALWLRAAAHDPDHRTTCLTYAAGVGIVQVGWVVVIFVNPPIWVALLLMVGLVVCELLVPWIAEGRARTPWHAHHIAERYSLLVIITLGEVIVGTVTAVSAAVEEHGWSLQAVAVAAAGTLLAFGMWWAYFIVPWARILHRHRDRAFAFGYLHIPLFGAIAAVGAGLHVAALRISGEAHVDDTFALLTVALPTVVFVVMLAVLYDALVRRVDGLHLLMFLGAVVVVGVAVVVSLSGAGLGVTLLITSLAPLVVVVGYEAGGHRKAAADLVRLDA